From the Cryptosporangium minutisporangium genome, one window contains:
- a CDS encoding ABC transporter ATP-binding protein codes for MAAPERGGEPLPQPGPAVEVTKLVKRYGPKVAVDELSFTVPRGAVFAVLGPNGAGKTSTIETCEGFRRADGGTVRVLGLDPVRDSATLRPRVGVMLQAGGGAYPGARTAEMLRLTATYSRNPLDVDLLLDLLGLTDVARTAVRRLSGGQQQRLSLAMAVVGRPELVFLDEPTAGLDPQARHAVWRIVEALRADGVTVVLTTHHMDEAERLADEVLIVDAGKAVAQGTPAALTRGEQPTLRFRADADLDAEALLGLTATLPAGCVAASAGDGGYQVTGPPTEIGPKLLAAVTAWCADRSVMPSDLQVGRRTLEDVFLDLTGRELR; via the coding sequence CTGGCCGCGCCGGAGAGGGGCGGCGAACCCCTCCCGCAGCCCGGTCCGGCCGTTGAGGTCACCAAACTGGTCAAGCGCTACGGCCCGAAGGTGGCCGTCGACGAGCTGAGTTTCACGGTCCCGCGCGGTGCGGTCTTCGCGGTGCTCGGCCCGAACGGAGCCGGCAAGACCAGCACGATCGAGACGTGCGAGGGGTTCCGTCGGGCGGACGGCGGAACGGTGCGAGTACTCGGCCTCGACCCGGTGCGGGACTCCGCGACCCTGCGTCCCCGAGTGGGCGTGATGCTCCAGGCCGGTGGCGGGGCCTACCCCGGCGCGCGCACCGCCGAGATGCTGCGGCTCACCGCGACCTACAGCCGGAATCCGCTCGACGTCGACCTGCTCCTGGACCTGCTCGGCCTCACCGACGTCGCCCGGACGGCGGTACGTCGGCTCTCCGGTGGCCAGCAGCAACGGCTTTCGCTGGCGATGGCCGTCGTCGGGCGTCCGGAGCTGGTGTTCTTGGACGAGCCCACGGCAGGGCTGGACCCGCAGGCGCGCCACGCGGTCTGGCGGATCGTCGAGGCGCTCCGCGCCGACGGCGTGACGGTCGTCCTCACCACCCACCACATGGACGAGGCCGAGCGGCTCGCCGACGAGGTGCTGATCGTCGACGCCGGCAAGGCGGTCGCGCAGGGCACACCGGCCGCGCTGACCCGCGGCGAACAGCCGACCCTGCGGTTCCGCGCCGACGCCGATCTGGACGCCGAGGCGCTGCTCGGGCTCACCGCGACGCTCCCCGCGGGATGCGTCGCCGCGAGCGCCGGAGACGGTGGCTACCAGGTGACCGGGCCGCCCACGGAGATCGGCCCGAAGCTGCTCGCCGCGGTGACCGCCTGGTGCGCGGACCGATCGGTGATGCCGAGCGACCTGCAGGTCGGGCGTCGCACGCTGGAGGACGTCTTCCTCGACCTGACCGGGCGGGAGCTGCGGTGA
- a CDS encoding ABC transporter permease encodes MLLAQTRIELKLTLRHGEQLLLNLVIPVLLTVALVTQPFLDLETTSGLSKVDFLVPGILALAVMSAAFTGLAIATGFERRYGVLKRLGATPLPRWGLIGGKTLAVAALEVIQIAVISGVGVALGWRPHGNPLSVVLLVACGTAAFAGLGLLMAGTLRAEATLAAANLVWFVLLFAGGIVFPLTSLPDGVAGVLEYLPSAALADGLRAVLGEGGAPPLQAVLTLLAWAVVSLGAAAKWFRWE; translated from the coding sequence ATGCTGCTCGCCCAGACGCGGATCGAGCTGAAGCTCACGCTGCGCCACGGCGAGCAGCTGCTGCTCAACCTGGTCATCCCGGTGCTGCTGACGGTGGCGCTGGTGACCCAGCCGTTCCTCGACCTGGAGACGACGTCCGGCCTGAGCAAGGTCGACTTCCTGGTGCCCGGCATCCTGGCGCTGGCGGTGATGTCGGCCGCGTTCACCGGGCTGGCGATCGCCACCGGATTCGAGCGGCGGTACGGCGTCCTCAAGCGTTTGGGCGCCACCCCGCTGCCCCGGTGGGGCCTGATCGGCGGCAAGACCCTGGCCGTCGCGGCGCTGGAGGTCATCCAGATCGCGGTGATCAGCGGAGTGGGCGTCGCGCTGGGGTGGCGTCCGCACGGCAACCCGCTCTCGGTCGTCTTGCTCGTGGCGTGCGGCACCGCCGCGTTCGCCGGGCTGGGCCTGTTGATGGCGGGCACCCTGCGCGCCGAGGCGACGCTCGCGGCGGCGAACCTGGTGTGGTTCGTGCTGCTGTTCGCCGGCGGCATCGTCTTTCCGCTCACCTCGCTGCCCGACGGCGTCGCGGGGGTGCTGGAGTACCTGCCGAGCGCGGCGCTCGCCGACGGGCTGCGTGCGGTGCTCGGCGAGGGCGGCGCCCCGCCGCTGCAGGCCGTCCTGACGCTTCTCGCCTGGGCAGTGGTGTCGCTCGGCGCAGCGGCGAAGTGGTTCCGCTGGGAGTGA
- a CDS encoding PLP-dependent aminotransferase family protein: MRIPLDPNSLVPLYRQLESWFVDAITTGALPTGSRLPSSRALAADLGVSRVTVGTAYAELESAGLVVAAVGSGTRVAPVLPTTAGRSGPTTAAAGASPARREREPEWPAWQTAASAPADPSADPEPFADPPDGSSAEPAAGSAAERWVGMPGTGGARGPDVIAFTGVGDPTAYPVAEFGRTIRQVLAREGASALSYGPDPAGDGSLRRTVTQLLASQGIGVPPESVLITSGSQQALALVCQLLVRPGDTVLVEEPTYDLALRLLRAVSAQLVGVPVDAHGMRVDVLGELLARHRPRLLYVVPNFQNPTGVTLTGARRRVLLELARTHGVPIFEDDFAGDLRYSGRATPAIKSLDDGGHVLYAGTFSKLLMPGLRVGYLVVDGPVRRRLVEAKQVTDLGTSLLLQRALDRFVTVGRYQINLRRAGRLYRERRDALRAALAEHLPDAGFVPPAGGLFGWIALPAGVRSDALLRAARDRGVDVAPGSRFFLRPSDGAGYVRLNFAVQTPERIDAGVVRLAAAVDSLRR, from the coding sequence GTGCGCATTCCGCTCGATCCGAACAGTCTGGTTCCGCTCTACCGGCAGCTGGAGAGCTGGTTCGTCGACGCGATCACGACCGGCGCCCTGCCGACCGGTAGCCGACTGCCGTCCAGCCGGGCGCTCGCCGCCGACCTCGGCGTCAGCCGGGTGACGGTGGGGACGGCCTACGCGGAGCTGGAGAGCGCCGGGCTGGTCGTCGCCGCCGTCGGTAGCGGGACCCGGGTCGCGCCGGTTCTCCCCACCACGGCGGGGCGCTCGGGACCGACGACCGCGGCGGCCGGGGCGTCGCCTGCCCGGCGGGAGCGGGAGCCGGAGTGGCCGGCGTGGCAGACCGCCGCCTCGGCGCCCGCCGATCCGTCGGCTGATCCGGAGCCGTTCGCCGATCCGCCGGACGGGTCGTCGGCCGAGCCTGCGGCCGGGTCGGCGGCCGAGCGCTGGGTCGGGATGCCGGGCACGGGCGGGGCTCGTGGGCCGGATGTCATCGCGTTCACCGGGGTCGGCGACCCGACCGCTTACCCGGTCGCCGAGTTCGGGCGGACGATCCGGCAGGTGCTGGCGCGGGAGGGCGCGTCGGCGCTGAGCTACGGTCCCGATCCGGCCGGGGACGGGTCGCTGCGACGCACGGTCACCCAGCTGCTGGCCAGCCAGGGGATCGGCGTTCCGCCCGAGTCGGTGCTGATCACCTCCGGTTCCCAGCAGGCGCTGGCGCTCGTCTGCCAGCTGCTGGTGCGCCCCGGCGACACGGTCTTGGTGGAGGAGCCCACCTACGACCTCGCGCTGCGGCTGCTGCGGGCGGTGAGCGCGCAGCTGGTCGGCGTCCCGGTGGACGCGCACGGAATGCGGGTCGACGTCTTGGGCGAGTTGCTGGCGCGGCACCGGCCGCGCCTGCTCTACGTGGTGCCGAACTTCCAGAACCCGACCGGCGTGACGCTCACCGGGGCCCGGCGGCGCGTTCTGCTGGAGCTCGCCCGTACGCACGGCGTGCCGATCTTCGAGGACGACTTCGCCGGTGACCTGCGGTACTCCGGGCGCGCGACGCCCGCGATCAAGTCACTGGACGACGGTGGTCACGTCCTCTACGCGGGCACGTTCTCGAAGCTACTGATGCCGGGGCTGCGCGTCGGCTACCTGGTGGTCGACGGCCCGGTGCGCCGACGCCTGGTGGAGGCCAAGCAGGTCACCGACCTCGGGACCTCCCTCCTGCTGCAGCGGGCACTGGACCGGTTCGTCACGGTGGGCCGCTACCAGATCAACCTCCGCCGCGCCGGGCGGCTCTACCGCGAGCGGCGGGACGCTCTCCGGGCCGCGCTCGCCGAGCACCTGCCGGACGCCGGGTTCGTGCCTCCGGCCGGTGGACTGTTCGGCTGGATCGCGCTGCCGGCCGGTGTCCGGTCGGACGCGCTGCTGCGCGCGGCCCGGGACCGCGGTGTGGACGTGGCGCCGGGGTCCCGGTTCTTCCTCCGTCCCTCGGACGGCGCCGGGTACGTCCGCCTGAACTTCGCTGTGCAGACACCGGAGCGAATCGACGCCGGGGTGGTCCGGCTCGCCGCGGCCGTCGACAGCCTGCGGCGTTGA
- a CDS encoding aldo/keto reductase, with the protein MAPAEPRTLGHSGIEVSALGMGCWAIGGTWTFLGSPGGWSAVDDEESVRALRRAHELGVTFFDTAANYGAGHSERILGRAFADRRDQVVLATKFGYRVDEANRAVSEYGEPASDADLAARIRHELTASLRRLDTDYVDVYQLHVGDLPAEQALRMVDVLADLVREGLVRTWGWSTDDAASIRAVAHAPGFSVVQHGLSVLGYEDPAVLALCDEFDLASINRSPLAMGALTGKFTPSTTFADDDQRSRAGWHPAFAAGRPTSDWLARLDAVREVLTSDGRTLAQGALAWIWARSPRTVPIPGFKTVAQVEENAGALAAGPLTPAQLAEIAGILDGTRV; encoded by the coding sequence ATGGCGCCGGCAGAACCGCGGACGCTCGGGCACTCGGGCATCGAGGTGTCCGCCCTCGGCATGGGCTGCTGGGCGATCGGAGGGACCTGGACGTTCCTGGGATCGCCCGGCGGCTGGAGCGCGGTCGACGACGAGGAGTCCGTGCGGGCCCTGCGCCGCGCCCACGAGCTCGGCGTCACGTTCTTCGACACCGCCGCGAACTACGGCGCCGGGCACAGCGAGCGGATCCTCGGCCGCGCGTTCGCCGACCGCCGCGACCAGGTCGTCCTCGCGACCAAGTTCGGTTACCGCGTCGACGAGGCCAACCGCGCCGTCTCCGAGTACGGCGAACCGGCCTCCGACGCCGACCTGGCGGCCCGCATCCGGCACGAGCTCACCGCGAGCCTGCGGCGGCTGGACACCGACTACGTCGACGTCTACCAGCTCCACGTCGGCGACCTGCCGGCCGAGCAGGCGCTCCGGATGGTCGACGTGCTGGCCGATCTGGTCCGCGAGGGCCTCGTCCGCACCTGGGGGTGGAGCACCGACGACGCCGCATCGATCCGCGCGGTCGCCCACGCGCCGGGCTTCTCGGTGGTCCAGCACGGCCTGAGCGTGCTGGGCTACGAGGACCCCGCCGTCCTCGCGCTCTGCGACGAGTTCGACCTCGCCAGCATCAACCGCAGCCCGCTCGCGATGGGTGCGCTGACCGGCAAGTTCACCCCCTCCACCACGTTCGCCGACGACGACCAGCGCAGCCGGGCCGGCTGGCACCCGGCGTTCGCGGCCGGTCGGCCGACGTCGGACTGGCTGGCCCGACTGGACGCCGTCCGCGAGGTGCTGACCAGCGACGGGCGCACGCTCGCGCAGGGGGCACTGGCCTGGATCTGGGCTCGCAGCCCACGCACGGTGCCGATCCCCGGGTTCAAGACCGTGGCGCAGGTCGAGGAGAACGCCGGCGCCCTCGCGGCGGGGCCGTTGACGCCCGCACAGCTGGCCGAGATCGCGGGCATCCTCGACGGCACCCGGGTGTGA
- a CDS encoding DUF3072 domain-containing protein: MAQQPDTDVQQRSLEKDPADWVTGDEPATGAQDSYLHTLARQAGEEVPDELTKAEASQKIDELREELGR; encoded by the coding sequence GTGGCGCAGCAACCCGACACCGACGTGCAGCAGCGCAGCCTGGAGAAGGATCCGGCCGACTGGGTGACCGGCGACGAGCCGGCCACCGGAGCACAGGACTCCTACCTGCACACGCTCGCCCGCCAGGCCGGCGAAGAGGTTCCTGACGAACTGACGAAGGCTGAGGCGTCCCAGAAGATCGACGAACTGCGCGAGGAACTGGGTCGATAA
- a CDS encoding ABC transporter ATP-binding protein: MNTVEIEHVTRRYGTVTALDDVSVSIAAGSFVAVMGATGSGKSTLLQCAAGLDRPTSGRVRLAGQEISRMRERRLTRLRRDQVGFVFQSYNLLSELTVRQNVLLPVRLGARRRMPVDDALDAVGLGGLGKRKVGTLSGGQRQRVALARALVTGPAVVFADEPTGALDPTTGGQVLRLLREACDRDGLTVVMVTHDPVAAAWSDRLVLLHAGNVVADSATPDADTIAARLRAAYAGAGAGPGVGVLATTRSVTGVRAEKRTGIGAP, translated from the coding sequence ATGAACACAGTCGAAATCGAGCACGTCACCCGGCGGTACGGCACGGTCACCGCCCTCGACGACGTCTCCGTGAGCATCGCGGCCGGCTCCTTCGTCGCGGTGATGGGTGCCACCGGCTCCGGCAAGAGCACGCTGCTGCAGTGCGCGGCCGGACTGGACCGCCCCACCTCGGGCCGGGTGCGGCTCGCCGGGCAGGAGATCAGCCGCATGCGCGAGCGGCGGCTCACCCGCCTGCGCCGCGACCAGGTCGGGTTCGTCTTCCAGTCGTACAACCTGCTCTCCGAGCTCACCGTCCGGCAGAACGTGCTGCTGCCGGTCCGCCTCGGGGCCCGCCGCCGCATGCCGGTCGACGACGCCCTGGACGCGGTCGGCCTCGGCGGGCTGGGCAAGCGCAAGGTCGGCACGCTCTCCGGCGGGCAGCGTCAGCGGGTCGCGCTGGCCCGCGCGCTGGTCACCGGGCCCGCCGTGGTCTTCGCGGACGAACCGACCGGGGCGCTGGATCCGACCACCGGCGGGCAGGTCCTCCGGCTCCTCCGGGAGGCCTGTGACCGGGACGGCCTCACGGTCGTCATGGTGACCCACGATCCGGTCGCCGCGGCCTGGAGCGACCGCTTGGTGCTGCTGCACGCCGGAAACGTCGTCGCGGACTCCGCGACCCCCGACGCCGACACGATCGCTGCCCGCCTCCGCGCCGCCTACGCGGGAGCCGGAGCCGGGCCCGGAGTCGGAGTCTTGGCGACGACGCGCAGCGTCACCGGCGTCAGGGCTGAGAAGCGAACCGGGATCGGTGCGCCGTGA
- a CDS encoding ABC transporter permease — protein MRAGLIRQALRKHPWSFVGPAITQCLAAALVAGALGASSSLPPGSDLAAFAGILVGLAIYLCGIIVGVTMSSTIARQARDLALVRAVGATPGQVRRAAAGQAAVVAIPATLIGVPLGALGGGVWVQSLVTHDVVPPSVTFEAHPAALPIALAVTLGTSVVGALVSAVRPSRVRPAVALADTAAPVRQLGPVRVLLGVLFVAGGVVGSIAVSGLDPATAEEATLFVLLAMCVGAGLLAPALLRVTAPLGRLGGRIGTLAADNLVARAKSYSGALVPLVLAAAFATIKVTVQTTAEHVTGAPAPAEDLWLEYTGTAVYTVFAAVAALTTLITLVLGRRRELALLRLAGATRASALGVVVCEALIVTVTGLLFAVGAAAATLLPMLPAAPYVPPGVVASGLLGVTLVVGLGMALPALGVMRRPAIAALGDGP, from the coding sequence GTGAGGGCCGGGCTGATCCGGCAGGCGTTGCGCAAGCACCCCTGGTCGTTCGTCGGACCGGCGATCACCCAGTGCCTGGCCGCCGCGCTGGTCGCGGGTGCTCTCGGAGCGTCGTCGTCGCTGCCGCCCGGGTCCGATCTCGCGGCGTTCGCCGGCATCCTGGTCGGGCTCGCGATCTACCTCTGCGGCATCATCGTCGGCGTGACGATGAGCTCCACCATCGCCAGGCAGGCGCGGGACCTGGCGCTGGTCCGAGCGGTCGGAGCAACGCCAGGGCAGGTGCGGCGCGCCGCCGCAGGCCAGGCCGCCGTCGTAGCAATACCGGCGACGCTGATCGGTGTCCCGCTCGGGGCGCTGGGCGGCGGCGTGTGGGTGCAGAGCCTGGTCACGCACGACGTCGTCCCACCCAGCGTCACGTTCGAGGCCCACCCGGCCGCGCTGCCGATCGCGCTCGCGGTCACGCTGGGCACCTCGGTGGTCGGCGCGCTGGTCTCCGCCGTCCGCCCCTCCCGGGTGCGGCCCGCCGTCGCGCTCGCCGACACCGCGGCACCGGTCCGGCAGCTGGGTCCGGTCCGCGTCCTGCTCGGCGTCCTCTTCGTCGCAGGCGGCGTCGTGGGCTCGATCGCCGTCTCCGGGCTGGACCCGGCGACCGCCGAGGAGGCCACGCTCTTCGTCCTGCTGGCGATGTGCGTCGGCGCCGGCCTGCTCGCACCGGCGCTGCTGCGGGTCACCGCACCGCTGGGCCGCCTGGGCGGCCGGATCGGCACGCTCGCCGCCGACAACCTCGTCGCGCGGGCGAAGTCGTACTCCGGCGCGCTGGTCCCGCTGGTGCTGGCCGCGGCGTTCGCGACGATCAAGGTCACCGTGCAGACGACGGCCGAGCACGTCACCGGGGCGCCGGCCCCCGCCGAGGATCTGTGGCTGGAGTACACCGGCACCGCCGTCTACACGGTGTTCGCGGCGGTGGCCGCGCTGACGACGCTGATCACGCTCGTCCTCGGACGCCGTCGGGAGCTCGCGTTGCTGCGGCTGGCCGGAGCCACCCGAGCCAGTGCGCTGGGCGTCGTGGTCTGCGAGGCTCTGATCGTGACCGTCACCGGCCTGCTGTTCGCGGTGGGCGCTGCGGCGGCGACGCTGCTGCCGATGCTGCCCGCAGCCCCGTACGTGCCGCCGGGCGTGGTCGCGAGCGGGCTGCTCGGCGTCACGCTGGTGGTCGGGCTGGGGATGGCCCTTCCCGCGCTCGGCGTGATGCGCCGCCCGGCGATCGCCGCGCTCGGGGACGGCCCGTGA